The genomic DNA TCGGCACCCTCAACCTGCTCACCGCGGCACAACAGGTCGGAGCCCGCCTCATCCTGGCTTCCACCGGCGGCGCGATGTACGGCGACGGTGTGCCCATGCCCACTCCAGAGACCATGCTGCCGAAAACCGAAGCGCCCTACGGAATCAGCAAATACTGCGCCGAGACATACCTCTCGCTCTTCAACCGGCTTCACGGCACTCACCACCTTGCGCTGCGGCTCGGCAACGCTTACGGACCCCGGCAGGATCCTCACGGGGAAGCCGGAGTGGTCGCCATCTTCTGCGGACAGATCGCCCGCGGAGAAACCCCGACCATCTTCGGCGACGGCACACAGACCAGGGACTACGTCTATGTCGCCGACGCGGTCGAAGCGTTCACCGCCGCCGTCGGCTACAGCGGCGCCGAGGAGGTGTTCAACATCGGCACCGGCGCAGGCACATCAGTGCTCACCCTGCTCGATGCGGTCAACGCCGCCGCAGGCACCACCATCAGACCTCGCCACGCACCCGAGCGCGACGGCGAGTGGAAACACGGCGCGCTCGACTCCAGCCGCGCGGCAACCGAACTCGGATGGACAGCCACCACAACCTTGACCGACGGAATCCGAAGCACCTACCAGCAGGTCAGCCCGTAGTGCTACCGCGCCCGTGACGGGCCCCTGTGGATCGGTTCAGATCAGCGGCATCGTGAACGGGGCCAGATCATCCGGACCGAACCAGCGGGGTCACGTCGCTGCCCGGTAGCCCAGCTGTGACCGTGCAGGGCAGCTGATTCCGCTTCGAGCAGTCGTCCGGCTACCAGACGATCAGATGTGCTTGGCGGGAGATCACAGGTCGAACCGCTGACGATTCTGAAACACCGTGCCACACTTCGCTGGTGCAGAGCAGAGTGGAGCACGAACTCCGGCAGATGATCTTCGAGGAGTTGAAGCGGCAAGTCTCGGAGAAGGGCGCCTTGACCCGCGCGGACCTCGCAGACTTCAGCGTGGCCGGACAGCGGCGCCGGCTGATCGACCAGAACAAAGGCATATGGAACCCGCGTGATCTGCAGGCGACACTTTCCATCCTGTCCAAGCCCGACAGCCAGTACAGCGACGAGGAAGTTGGGGACGGCCTGTTCTCATACGACTACCGCGAGGGCAATCCGGAGGGCGACAACACCAAACTGCGCAGAGCCTTTGAACTTCAGCTACCCCTGATTCTGCTGCGCTGGATCAAATCAGGGGTGTACGTGCCTGTATTTCCCGCATACGTCATCGCCGACGATCCCGTACGCAAGAGGTTCCTTGTCGCCTTGGACGAGCGCCTCCGAGAACTCCCCGACCCCCAGCATCTCGGTCCCGTAGAGCGTGCCTATGCAGAGAGAATTACCCGGCAACGACTACATCAGCCCGAGTTCCGCGCCAAGATCCTGCTCGCCTACGCATCACGCTGCTCGATCTGCCAGCTCGGCCACGTCCAGTTGTTGGATGCAGCACACATCATCGCCGACAACGATGCTCGTGGTCTCGCAGAGGTCAGCAATGGACTGTGCTTGTGCAAGCTGCACCACGCAGCTTACGACGCCAACCTTCTGGGGATTTCGCCGAAGCATGTCATCCACATCAGCGAGAAGATCAAGCGCGACCCGAGCGACTCACCGGTGCTCACCCACAGCCTTCGAGATTTCGACGGCCGCCTCATCAGTCTGCCCGCGGCGCGCAACAGCACCCCCTCGCCCGAGAGGCTTGCCGAACGATTCGAGACATTCAAGGAGGCCAGTTAGCTCGAGCCGGAGGAGGTGAGCCGGCCGGAGCAACCTACGC from Nocardia higoensis includes the following:
- a CDS encoding NAD-dependent epimerase/dehydratase family protein: MRTIITGGAGFIGSHLLDRLVADGHTVSVIDNLSSGDKSRVPDGVTLHMADIRDADTMAEIVTTERPELIFHLAAQISVRHSVADPQTDATTNILGTLNLLTAAQQVGARLILASTGGAMYGDGVPMPTPETMLPKTEAPYGISKYCAETYLSLFNRLHGTHHLALRLGNAYGPRQDPHGEAGVVAIFCGQIARGETPTIFGDGTQTRDYVYVADAVEAFTAAVGYSGAEEVFNIGTGAGTSVLTLLDAVNAAAGTTIRPRHAPERDGEWKHGALDSSRAATELGWTATTTLTDGIRSTYQQVSP
- a CDS encoding HNH endonuclease, giving the protein MQSRVEHELRQMIFEELKRQVSEKGALTRADLADFSVAGQRRRLIDQNKGIWNPRDLQATLSILSKPDSQYSDEEVGDGLFSYDYREGNPEGDNTKLRRAFELQLPLILLRWIKSGVYVPVFPAYVIADDPVRKRFLVALDERLRELPDPQHLGPVERAYAERITRQRLHQPEFRAKILLAYASRCSICQLGHVQLLDAAHIIADNDARGLAEVSNGLCLCKLHHAAYDANLLGISPKHVIHISEKIKRDPSDSPVLTHSLRDFDGRLISLPAARNSTPSPERLAERFETFKEAS